From a single Apium graveolens cultivar Ventura chromosome 2, ASM990537v1, whole genome shotgun sequence genomic region:
- the LOC141707258 gene encoding putative lysine-specific demethylase JMJ16 isoform X3, whose product MKEESMEIPSIPPGFEALATFTLKREEDNERTSSCSVSASVVESHTANMETEFDCSDDVKTARSLRRKPWLNYGLYDNNLGDESDSEQQVNQSHPLRPRLPVGVIRGCEDCSNCQKVTARWRPEGACRPEVQDAPVFYPTEEEFEDTLKYIASIHRKAEAYGICRIVPPPSWKPPCPLTEKDKWETSKFSTRVQRVDKLQNRSSMSKILKFNNQKRKRRRCTKIGIDPGSHCTGIPDASGAANYEAGFGFEAGPEFTLDSYQKYADHFKSQYFRGNIANVEGNKLTVQELREPTLDNIEGEYWRLVEKPTEEIEVLYGADLETGVFGSGFPKVPNPAVSPSDQKYIKSGWNLNNFPRLPGSVLSYESSDISGVLVPWLYIGMCFSSFCWHVEDHHLYSLNYMHWGAPKMWYGVPGKDALKLEAAMKKHLPDLFEEQPDLLHKLVTQLSPSILKSEDVPVFRCVQNAGEFVLTFPRAYHAGFNCGFNCAEAVNVAPVDWLPHGQNAIELYRQQGRKTSISHDKLLLGAARDAVKAHWEINLLRKNTLDNLRWRDVCGKDGILSKALKARVEIEQVRRDFLCKSSQSLKMENGFDATSERECSVCFFDLHLSAAGCHHCSPDKYACLNHAKQLCSCSWGAKFFLFRYDITELNILVEALEGKLSAIYRWARLDLGLALSSFVSKDNARVPGHISNLSCFPEGQVAREMNPMQPLVNLKQHHLKENLADTMNPVKAFDGTSSPKKEKAVRESAQLKNMTGLSTCRPSQATEATKSSLQVKREAFVHIPPNPGKLNIGSVGTEKQDIKKPAVLDINGVILLSDDEGDETDIKPAVQQNKICSSPVEVGEKLPESRVISSPNNNTGFPLLNPRMTNAALVGVNDTLCLHGARNQVTLSSDSTKNECQRVKEIVPSTEASNARDGGNCNMENAEGSLQSLQPCDSHKPNKEDAHVTNSPSRLGDNVTSSSTENNLDRYFRQKGPRIAKVVRRINCVVEPLEYGVVQSGKFWCDSRVIYPKGFRSRVRYISILHPSTTCYYVSEVLDIGRDRPLFMVSVEDSPREVFAHMSATRCWEMVRERVNQEIAKQHKLGKPKLPPLQPPGSLDGVEMFGFTLPAIVQVIQKMDHNRVSTEYWKSRTVGKIAEHAQPPLSSSGNLEINNVDACKGDRLPAGVDTGLCSLLKKANPPELQSLLTILNNNKSSNDRDVALRLLNDEIHRRPR is encoded by the exons ATGAAAGAAGAAAGCATGGAAATTCCATCTATTCCACCAGGTTTTGAGGCACTCGCAACCTTTACATTGAAAAGAGAGGAAGATAATGAGAGGACCTCTAGTTGCTCTGTCTCTGCAAGTGTTGTAGAATCACATACAGCCAACATGGAAACGGAATTTGATTGTAGCGATGATGTAAAGACGGCAAGGTCCCTTAGGCGAAAACCATGGCTAAATTACGGTCTATATGATAACAATTTAGGAGATGAGTCAGATTCTGAGCAGCAGGTCAATCAA AGTCATCCTTTGAGGCCTAGGCTCCCAGTAGGGGTTATTCGTGGTTGTGAAGATTGCAGTAACTGCCAAAAG GTCACTGCGAGATGGCGTCCTGAAGGAGCTTGCCGTCCTGAAGTTCAAGATGCTCCTGTATTCTACCCAACAGAAGAG GAGTTTGAAGATACTTTAAAATATATTGCAAGCATACATCGTAAAGCAGAGGCATATGGTATTTGTCGTATTGTACCGCCTCCTTCATGGAAACCTCCTTGTCCCCTTACAGAAAAAGATAAATGGGAGACTTCGAAGTTCAGTACTCGAGTTCAGAGGGTTGACAAACTTCAAAATCGAAGTTCAATGAGTAAGATATTGAAATTTAATAACCAAAAGAGGAAGAGGAGAAGATGCACAAAAATTGGAATAGATCCTGGGTCTCATTGCACAGGTATACCTGATGCGAGTGGAGCTGCAAACTATGAGGCTGGATTCGGTTTTGAAGCTGGTCCAGAGTTCACTTTGGATTCATATCAGAAGTATGCTGATCATTTCAAATCACAATACTTCCGCGGAAATATTGCAAATGTGGAAGGTAACAAATTAACGGTACAAGAGCTGCGGGAACCAACATTAGATAACATTGAAGGTGAATATTGGAGATTGGTAGAAAAACCAACTGAAGAAATTGAG GTGCTCTATGGGGCTGATTTAGAAACGGGGGTTTTCGGCAGTGGCTTTCCGAAAGTGCCTAATCCAGCTGTATCTCCTTCAGATCAGAAGTATATTAAATCAGGCTGGAACTTGAATAACTTCCCCAGGCTTCCAGGCTCTGTTCTCTCGTATGAAAGCAGTGATATATCTGGTGTTCTGGTCCCTTGGTTGTATATAGGAATGTGTTTTTCGTCTTTCTGTTGG CATGTTGAAGATCACCACCTATATTCTCTAAATTACATGCATTGGGGTGCTCCAAAAATGTGGTATGGTGTTCCGGGGAAAGATGCTCTCAAACTAGAAGCAGCTATGAAGAAGCATTTGCCGGACCTTTTTGAAGAACAACCTGACCTGCTTCACAAGCTG GTTACTCAGCTTTCTCCGTCCATACTAAAATCTGAGGATGTACCTGTTTTCCGATGTGTTCAAAATGCTGGAGAGTTTGTCTTGACTTTCCCTCGAGCTTATCATGCAGGTTTTAATTGTGGCTTTAATTGTGCCGAGGCAGTAAATGTAGCACCTGTTGATTGGTTACCTCATGGACAGAATGCTATAGAGCTGTATCGTCAGCAGGGTCGCAAGACATCCATTTCGCATGATAAACTTTTACTAGGTGCTGCAAGAGATGCAGTTAAAGCACATTGGGAAATTAATTTACTACGAAAAAATACTTTGGATAACTTAAGATGGAGAGATGTTTGCGGAAAGGATGGTATCTTGTCCAAAGCTCTCAAG GCACGTGTTGAGATAGAGCAAGTTAGGAGGGATTTTCTATGCAAGTCTTCGCAGTCACTGAAGATGGAGAATGGTTTTGATGCTACAAGTGAGAGAGAATGTAGTGTGTGCTTCTTTGATCTGCACTTATCTGCAGCAGGTTGTCATCACTGTTCACCAGATAAATATGCATGCTTGAATCATGCCAAGCAATTGTGCTCTTGTTCTTGGGGCGCCAAATTCTTCCTATTTCGGTATGATATCACTGAGTTAAATATTTTGGTTGAAGCTTTGGAAGGAAAACTGAGTGCAATATACAGATGGGCTAGACTAGATCTTGGATTGGCCTTGAGCTCTTTTGTATCAAAAGACAATGCACGAGTGCCGGGGCACATAAGTAATTTATCTTGTTTCCCAGAAGGACAAGTGGCGAGGGAGATGAATCCAATGCAGCCCTTGGTGAATTTGAAACAGCATCACTTGAAAGAAAATCTTGCAGATACTATGAATCCAGTCAAAGCTTTTGATGGGACAAGCTCACCAAAAAAAGAGAAAGCGGTGAGGGAGTCCGCACAACTGAAAAATATGACAGGATTATCTACATGTCGCCCTTCCCAAGCAACTGAAGCGACAAAATCTTCTTTGCAGGTCAAGAGAGAAGCTTTTGTACATATACCTCCTAATCCTGGGAAATTAAACATTGGCAGTGTTGGCACAGAGAAGCAGGACATAAAGAAGCCTGCAGTGTTGGATATAAATGGGGTAATTCTACTCAGCGATGATGAGGGTGATGAGACAGATATAAAACCTGCAGTTCAACAAAATAAGATCTGTTCAAGTCCTGTAGAAGTTGGCGAGAAGCTGCCAGAGTCTCGTGTTATTTCAAGCCCTAATAACAACACTGGTTTTCCCCTCCTGAACCCCCGGATGACCAATGCTGCTTTGGTGGGTGTAAATGATACTTTGTGTCTCCATGGAGCAAGGAATCAGGTTACATTAAGTTCAGATTCTACAAAAAATGAATGTCAGAGAGTCAAAGAAATTGTTCCAAGCACGGAGGCCTCGAATGCGAGAGATGGTGGCAATTGTAACATGGAAAATGCCGAGGGCAGTCTTCAGTCTCTACAGCCTTGTGACAGTCATAAACCTAATAAGGAGGATGCACATGTAACAAATTCACCCTCACGATTAGGTGACAATGTGACTAGTTCATCAACAGAAAATAATCTGGACAGGTACTTCCGTCAAAAGGGTCCTCGGATAGCTAAGGTAGTGAGGCGAATCAACTGCGTTGTGGAGCCATTGGAATATGGAGTGGTGCAATCAGGAAAGTTTTGGTGTGACAGCAGGGTCATATACCCCAAGG GATTTAGAAGCCGGGTTCGTTACATTAGCATCTTACATCCTTCAACTACGTGCTATTATGTTTCAGAAGTATTGGATATTGGACGGGATCGACCTTTGTTTATG GTTTCGGTAGAGGATTCACCGAGGGAAGTTTTTGCTCACATGTCAGCTACAAGATGCTGGGAAATGGTGAGAGAGAGAGTTAATCAGGAAATTGCAAAGCAGCACAAGTTGGGGAAACCAAAGCTTCCACCTCTGCAGCCCCCAGGAAGTCTCGACGGCGTGGAAATGTTTGGTTTCACCTTGCCAGCTATTGTGCAG GTTATCCAAAAGATGGACCATAACCGAGTTTCAACTGAGTACTGGAAATCCCGAACTGTTGGGAAGATAGCAGAACATGCACAACCACCGCTAAGTAGTAGTGGGAACTTAGAAATCAACAATGTGGATGCTTGCAAGGGTGACCGATTGCCTGCTGGAGTTGATACAGGACTGTGCAGCCTCCTTAAAAAGGCAAATCCACCAGAACTACAGTCACTACTCACAATTTTAAATAACAATAAATCTTCTAATGATCGTGATGTAGCACTTCGTCTTCTTAATGATGAGATTCATCGGCGACCAAGGTGA
- the LOC141707258 gene encoding putative lysine-specific demethylase JMJ16 isoform X1: MGTELVRHCMKEESMEIPSIPPGFEALATFTLKREEDNERTSSCSVSASVVESHTANMETEFDCSDDVKTARSLRRKPWLNYGLYDNNLGDESDSEQQVNQSHPLRPRLPVGVIRGCEDCSNCQKVTARWRPEGACRPEVQDAPVFYPTEEEFEDTLKYIASIHRKAEAYGICRIVPPPSWKPPCPLTEKDKWETSKFSTRVQRVDKLQNRSSMSKILKFNNQKRKRRRCTKIGIDPGSHCTGIPDASGAANYEAGFGFEAGPEFTLDSYQKYADHFKSQYFRGNIANVEGNKLTVQELREPTLDNIEGEYWRLVEKPTEEIEVLYGADLETGVFGSGFPKVPNPAVSPSDQKYIKSGWNLNNFPRLPGSVLSYESSDISGVLVPWLYIGMCFSSFCWHVEDHHLYSLNYMHWGAPKMWYGVPGKDALKLEAAMKKHLPDLFEEQPDLLHKLVTQLSPSILKSEDVPVFRCVQNAGEFVLTFPRAYHAGFNCGFNCAEAVNVAPVDWLPHGQNAIELYRQQGRKTSISHDKLLLGAARDAVKAHWEINLLRKNTLDNLRWRDVCGKDGILSKALKARVEIEQVRRDFLCKSSQSLKMENGFDATSERECSVCFFDLHLSAAGCHHCSPDKYACLNHAKQLCSCSWGAKFFLFRYDITELNILVEALEGKLSAIYRWARLDLGLALSSFVSKDNARVPGHISNLSCFPEGQVAREMNPMQPLVNLKQHHLKENLADTMNPVKAFDGTSSPKKEKAVRESAQLKNMTGLSTCRPSQATEATKSSLQVKREAFVHIPPNPGKLNIGSVGTEKQDIKKPAVLDINGVILLSDDEGDETDIKPAVQQNKICSSPVEVGEKLPESRVISSPNNNTGFPLLNPRMTNAALVGVNDTLCLHGARNQVTLSSDSTKNECQRVKEIVPSTEASNARDGGNCNMENAEGSLQSLQPCDSHKPNKEDAHVTNSPSRLGDNVTSSSTENNLDRYFRQKGPRIAKVVRRINCVVEPLEYGVVQSGKFWCDSRVIYPKGFRSRVRYISILHPSTTCYYVSEVLDIGRDRPLFMVSVEDSPREVFAHMSATRCWEMVRERVNQEIAKQHKLGKPKLPPLQPPGSLDGVEMFGFTLPAIVQVIQKMDHNRVSTEYWKSRTVGKIAEHAQPPLSSSGNLEINNVDACKGDRLPAGVDTGLCSLLKKANPPELQSLLTILNNNKSSNDRDVALRLLNDEIHRRPR; the protein is encoded by the exons ATGGGAACGGAACTTGTTAGGCACTGCATGAAAGAAGAAAGCATGGAAATTCCATCTATTCCACCAGGTTTTGAGGCACTCGCAACCTTTACATTGAAAAGAGAGGAAGATAATGAGAGGACCTCTAGTTGCTCTGTCTCTGCAAGTGTTGTAGAATCACATACAGCCAACATGGAAACGGAATTTGATTGTAGCGATGATGTAAAGACGGCAAGGTCCCTTAGGCGAAAACCATGGCTAAATTACGGTCTATATGATAACAATTTAGGAGATGAGTCAGATTCTGAGCAGCAGGTCAATCAA AGTCATCCTTTGAGGCCTAGGCTCCCAGTAGGGGTTATTCGTGGTTGTGAAGATTGCAGTAACTGCCAAAAG GTCACTGCGAGATGGCGTCCTGAAGGAGCTTGCCGTCCTGAAGTTCAAGATGCTCCTGTATTCTACCCAACAGAAGAG GAGTTTGAAGATACTTTAAAATATATTGCAAGCATACATCGTAAAGCAGAGGCATATGGTATTTGTCGTATTGTACCGCCTCCTTCATGGAAACCTCCTTGTCCCCTTACAGAAAAAGATAAATGGGAGACTTCGAAGTTCAGTACTCGAGTTCAGAGGGTTGACAAACTTCAAAATCGAAGTTCAATGAGTAAGATATTGAAATTTAATAACCAAAAGAGGAAGAGGAGAAGATGCACAAAAATTGGAATAGATCCTGGGTCTCATTGCACAGGTATACCTGATGCGAGTGGAGCTGCAAACTATGAGGCTGGATTCGGTTTTGAAGCTGGTCCAGAGTTCACTTTGGATTCATATCAGAAGTATGCTGATCATTTCAAATCACAATACTTCCGCGGAAATATTGCAAATGTGGAAGGTAACAAATTAACGGTACAAGAGCTGCGGGAACCAACATTAGATAACATTGAAGGTGAATATTGGAGATTGGTAGAAAAACCAACTGAAGAAATTGAG GTGCTCTATGGGGCTGATTTAGAAACGGGGGTTTTCGGCAGTGGCTTTCCGAAAGTGCCTAATCCAGCTGTATCTCCTTCAGATCAGAAGTATATTAAATCAGGCTGGAACTTGAATAACTTCCCCAGGCTTCCAGGCTCTGTTCTCTCGTATGAAAGCAGTGATATATCTGGTGTTCTGGTCCCTTGGTTGTATATAGGAATGTGTTTTTCGTCTTTCTGTTGG CATGTTGAAGATCACCACCTATATTCTCTAAATTACATGCATTGGGGTGCTCCAAAAATGTGGTATGGTGTTCCGGGGAAAGATGCTCTCAAACTAGAAGCAGCTATGAAGAAGCATTTGCCGGACCTTTTTGAAGAACAACCTGACCTGCTTCACAAGCTG GTTACTCAGCTTTCTCCGTCCATACTAAAATCTGAGGATGTACCTGTTTTCCGATGTGTTCAAAATGCTGGAGAGTTTGTCTTGACTTTCCCTCGAGCTTATCATGCAGGTTTTAATTGTGGCTTTAATTGTGCCGAGGCAGTAAATGTAGCACCTGTTGATTGGTTACCTCATGGACAGAATGCTATAGAGCTGTATCGTCAGCAGGGTCGCAAGACATCCATTTCGCATGATAAACTTTTACTAGGTGCTGCAAGAGATGCAGTTAAAGCACATTGGGAAATTAATTTACTACGAAAAAATACTTTGGATAACTTAAGATGGAGAGATGTTTGCGGAAAGGATGGTATCTTGTCCAAAGCTCTCAAG GCACGTGTTGAGATAGAGCAAGTTAGGAGGGATTTTCTATGCAAGTCTTCGCAGTCACTGAAGATGGAGAATGGTTTTGATGCTACAAGTGAGAGAGAATGTAGTGTGTGCTTCTTTGATCTGCACTTATCTGCAGCAGGTTGTCATCACTGTTCACCAGATAAATATGCATGCTTGAATCATGCCAAGCAATTGTGCTCTTGTTCTTGGGGCGCCAAATTCTTCCTATTTCGGTATGATATCACTGAGTTAAATATTTTGGTTGAAGCTTTGGAAGGAAAACTGAGTGCAATATACAGATGGGCTAGACTAGATCTTGGATTGGCCTTGAGCTCTTTTGTATCAAAAGACAATGCACGAGTGCCGGGGCACATAAGTAATTTATCTTGTTTCCCAGAAGGACAAGTGGCGAGGGAGATGAATCCAATGCAGCCCTTGGTGAATTTGAAACAGCATCACTTGAAAGAAAATCTTGCAGATACTATGAATCCAGTCAAAGCTTTTGATGGGACAAGCTCACCAAAAAAAGAGAAAGCGGTGAGGGAGTCCGCACAACTGAAAAATATGACAGGATTATCTACATGTCGCCCTTCCCAAGCAACTGAAGCGACAAAATCTTCTTTGCAGGTCAAGAGAGAAGCTTTTGTACATATACCTCCTAATCCTGGGAAATTAAACATTGGCAGTGTTGGCACAGAGAAGCAGGACATAAAGAAGCCTGCAGTGTTGGATATAAATGGGGTAATTCTACTCAGCGATGATGAGGGTGATGAGACAGATATAAAACCTGCAGTTCAACAAAATAAGATCTGTTCAAGTCCTGTAGAAGTTGGCGAGAAGCTGCCAGAGTCTCGTGTTATTTCAAGCCCTAATAACAACACTGGTTTTCCCCTCCTGAACCCCCGGATGACCAATGCTGCTTTGGTGGGTGTAAATGATACTTTGTGTCTCCATGGAGCAAGGAATCAGGTTACATTAAGTTCAGATTCTACAAAAAATGAATGTCAGAGAGTCAAAGAAATTGTTCCAAGCACGGAGGCCTCGAATGCGAGAGATGGTGGCAATTGTAACATGGAAAATGCCGAGGGCAGTCTTCAGTCTCTACAGCCTTGTGACAGTCATAAACCTAATAAGGAGGATGCACATGTAACAAATTCACCCTCACGATTAGGTGACAATGTGACTAGTTCATCAACAGAAAATAATCTGGACAGGTACTTCCGTCAAAAGGGTCCTCGGATAGCTAAGGTAGTGAGGCGAATCAACTGCGTTGTGGAGCCATTGGAATATGGAGTGGTGCAATCAGGAAAGTTTTGGTGTGACAGCAGGGTCATATACCCCAAGG GATTTAGAAGCCGGGTTCGTTACATTAGCATCTTACATCCTTCAACTACGTGCTATTATGTTTCAGAAGTATTGGATATTGGACGGGATCGACCTTTGTTTATG GTTTCGGTAGAGGATTCACCGAGGGAAGTTTTTGCTCACATGTCAGCTACAAGATGCTGGGAAATGGTGAGAGAGAGAGTTAATCAGGAAATTGCAAAGCAGCACAAGTTGGGGAAACCAAAGCTTCCACCTCTGCAGCCCCCAGGAAGTCTCGACGGCGTGGAAATGTTTGGTTTCACCTTGCCAGCTATTGTGCAG GTTATCCAAAAGATGGACCATAACCGAGTTTCAACTGAGTACTGGAAATCCCGAACTGTTGGGAAGATAGCAGAACATGCACAACCACCGCTAAGTAGTAGTGGGAACTTAGAAATCAACAATGTGGATGCTTGCAAGGGTGACCGATTGCCTGCTGGAGTTGATACAGGACTGTGCAGCCTCCTTAAAAAGGCAAATCCACCAGAACTACAGTCACTACTCACAATTTTAAATAACAATAAATCTTCTAATGATCGTGATGTAGCACTTCGTCTTCTTAATGATGAGATTCATCGGCGACCAAGGTGA
- the LOC141707258 gene encoding putative lysine-specific demethylase JMJ16 isoform X2, with product MGTELVRHCMKEESMEIPSIPPGFEALATFTLKREEDNERTSSCSVSASVVESHTANMETEFDCSDDVKTARSLRRKPWLNYGLYDNNLGDESDSEQQSHPLRPRLPVGVIRGCEDCSNCQKVTARWRPEGACRPEVQDAPVFYPTEEEFEDTLKYIASIHRKAEAYGICRIVPPPSWKPPCPLTEKDKWETSKFSTRVQRVDKLQNRSSMSKILKFNNQKRKRRRCTKIGIDPGSHCTGIPDASGAANYEAGFGFEAGPEFTLDSYQKYADHFKSQYFRGNIANVEGNKLTVQELREPTLDNIEGEYWRLVEKPTEEIEVLYGADLETGVFGSGFPKVPNPAVSPSDQKYIKSGWNLNNFPRLPGSVLSYESSDISGVLVPWLYIGMCFSSFCWHVEDHHLYSLNYMHWGAPKMWYGVPGKDALKLEAAMKKHLPDLFEEQPDLLHKLVTQLSPSILKSEDVPVFRCVQNAGEFVLTFPRAYHAGFNCGFNCAEAVNVAPVDWLPHGQNAIELYRQQGRKTSISHDKLLLGAARDAVKAHWEINLLRKNTLDNLRWRDVCGKDGILSKALKARVEIEQVRRDFLCKSSQSLKMENGFDATSERECSVCFFDLHLSAAGCHHCSPDKYACLNHAKQLCSCSWGAKFFLFRYDITELNILVEALEGKLSAIYRWARLDLGLALSSFVSKDNARVPGHISNLSCFPEGQVAREMNPMQPLVNLKQHHLKENLADTMNPVKAFDGTSSPKKEKAVRESAQLKNMTGLSTCRPSQATEATKSSLQVKREAFVHIPPNPGKLNIGSVGTEKQDIKKPAVLDINGVILLSDDEGDETDIKPAVQQNKICSSPVEVGEKLPESRVISSPNNNTGFPLLNPRMTNAALVGVNDTLCLHGARNQVTLSSDSTKNECQRVKEIVPSTEASNARDGGNCNMENAEGSLQSLQPCDSHKPNKEDAHVTNSPSRLGDNVTSSSTENNLDRYFRQKGPRIAKVVRRINCVVEPLEYGVVQSGKFWCDSRVIYPKGFRSRVRYISILHPSTTCYYVSEVLDIGRDRPLFMVSVEDSPREVFAHMSATRCWEMVRERVNQEIAKQHKLGKPKLPPLQPPGSLDGVEMFGFTLPAIVQVIQKMDHNRVSTEYWKSRTVGKIAEHAQPPLSSSGNLEINNVDACKGDRLPAGVDTGLCSLLKKANPPELQSLLTILNNNKSSNDRDVALRLLNDEIHRRPR from the exons ATGGGAACGGAACTTGTTAGGCACTGCATGAAAGAAGAAAGCATGGAAATTCCATCTATTCCACCAGGTTTTGAGGCACTCGCAACCTTTACATTGAAAAGAGAGGAAGATAATGAGAGGACCTCTAGTTGCTCTGTCTCTGCAAGTGTTGTAGAATCACATACAGCCAACATGGAAACGGAATTTGATTGTAGCGATGATGTAAAGACGGCAAGGTCCCTTAGGCGAAAACCATGGCTAAATTACGGTCTATATGATAACAATTTAGGAGATGAGTCAGATTCTGAGCAGCAG AGTCATCCTTTGAGGCCTAGGCTCCCAGTAGGGGTTATTCGTGGTTGTGAAGATTGCAGTAACTGCCAAAAG GTCACTGCGAGATGGCGTCCTGAAGGAGCTTGCCGTCCTGAAGTTCAAGATGCTCCTGTATTCTACCCAACAGAAGAG GAGTTTGAAGATACTTTAAAATATATTGCAAGCATACATCGTAAAGCAGAGGCATATGGTATTTGTCGTATTGTACCGCCTCCTTCATGGAAACCTCCTTGTCCCCTTACAGAAAAAGATAAATGGGAGACTTCGAAGTTCAGTACTCGAGTTCAGAGGGTTGACAAACTTCAAAATCGAAGTTCAATGAGTAAGATATTGAAATTTAATAACCAAAAGAGGAAGAGGAGAAGATGCACAAAAATTGGAATAGATCCTGGGTCTCATTGCACAGGTATACCTGATGCGAGTGGAGCTGCAAACTATGAGGCTGGATTCGGTTTTGAAGCTGGTCCAGAGTTCACTTTGGATTCATATCAGAAGTATGCTGATCATTTCAAATCACAATACTTCCGCGGAAATATTGCAAATGTGGAAGGTAACAAATTAACGGTACAAGAGCTGCGGGAACCAACATTAGATAACATTGAAGGTGAATATTGGAGATTGGTAGAAAAACCAACTGAAGAAATTGAG GTGCTCTATGGGGCTGATTTAGAAACGGGGGTTTTCGGCAGTGGCTTTCCGAAAGTGCCTAATCCAGCTGTATCTCCTTCAGATCAGAAGTATATTAAATCAGGCTGGAACTTGAATAACTTCCCCAGGCTTCCAGGCTCTGTTCTCTCGTATGAAAGCAGTGATATATCTGGTGTTCTGGTCCCTTGGTTGTATATAGGAATGTGTTTTTCGTCTTTCTGTTGG CATGTTGAAGATCACCACCTATATTCTCTAAATTACATGCATTGGGGTGCTCCAAAAATGTGGTATGGTGTTCCGGGGAAAGATGCTCTCAAACTAGAAGCAGCTATGAAGAAGCATTTGCCGGACCTTTTTGAAGAACAACCTGACCTGCTTCACAAGCTG GTTACTCAGCTTTCTCCGTCCATACTAAAATCTGAGGATGTACCTGTTTTCCGATGTGTTCAAAATGCTGGAGAGTTTGTCTTGACTTTCCCTCGAGCTTATCATGCAGGTTTTAATTGTGGCTTTAATTGTGCCGAGGCAGTAAATGTAGCACCTGTTGATTGGTTACCTCATGGACAGAATGCTATAGAGCTGTATCGTCAGCAGGGTCGCAAGACATCCATTTCGCATGATAAACTTTTACTAGGTGCTGCAAGAGATGCAGTTAAAGCACATTGGGAAATTAATTTACTACGAAAAAATACTTTGGATAACTTAAGATGGAGAGATGTTTGCGGAAAGGATGGTATCTTGTCCAAAGCTCTCAAG GCACGTGTTGAGATAGAGCAAGTTAGGAGGGATTTTCTATGCAAGTCTTCGCAGTCACTGAAGATGGAGAATGGTTTTGATGCTACAAGTGAGAGAGAATGTAGTGTGTGCTTCTTTGATCTGCACTTATCTGCAGCAGGTTGTCATCACTGTTCACCAGATAAATATGCATGCTTGAATCATGCCAAGCAATTGTGCTCTTGTTCTTGGGGCGCCAAATTCTTCCTATTTCGGTATGATATCACTGAGTTAAATATTTTGGTTGAAGCTTTGGAAGGAAAACTGAGTGCAATATACAGATGGGCTAGACTAGATCTTGGATTGGCCTTGAGCTCTTTTGTATCAAAAGACAATGCACGAGTGCCGGGGCACATAAGTAATTTATCTTGTTTCCCAGAAGGACAAGTGGCGAGGGAGATGAATCCAATGCAGCCCTTGGTGAATTTGAAACAGCATCACTTGAAAGAAAATCTTGCAGATACTATGAATCCAGTCAAAGCTTTTGATGGGACAAGCTCACCAAAAAAAGAGAAAGCGGTGAGGGAGTCCGCACAACTGAAAAATATGACAGGATTATCTACATGTCGCCCTTCCCAAGCAACTGAAGCGACAAAATCTTCTTTGCAGGTCAAGAGAGAAGCTTTTGTACATATACCTCCTAATCCTGGGAAATTAAACATTGGCAGTGTTGGCACAGAGAAGCAGGACATAAAGAAGCCTGCAGTGTTGGATATAAATGGGGTAATTCTACTCAGCGATGATGAGGGTGATGAGACAGATATAAAACCTGCAGTTCAACAAAATAAGATCTGTTCAAGTCCTGTAGAAGTTGGCGAGAAGCTGCCAGAGTCTCGTGTTATTTCAAGCCCTAATAACAACACTGGTTTTCCCCTCCTGAACCCCCGGATGACCAATGCTGCTTTGGTGGGTGTAAATGATACTTTGTGTCTCCATGGAGCAAGGAATCAGGTTACATTAAGTTCAGATTCTACAAAAAATGAATGTCAGAGAGTCAAAGAAATTGTTCCAAGCACGGAGGCCTCGAATGCGAGAGATGGTGGCAATTGTAACATGGAAAATGCCGAGGGCAGTCTTCAGTCTCTACAGCCTTGTGACAGTCATAAACCTAATAAGGAGGATGCACATGTAACAAATTCACCCTCACGATTAGGTGACAATGTGACTAGTTCATCAACAGAAAATAATCTGGACAGGTACTTCCGTCAAAAGGGTCCTCGGATAGCTAAGGTAGTGAGGCGAATCAACTGCGTTGTGGAGCCATTGGAATATGGAGTGGTGCAATCAGGAAAGTTTTGGTGTGACAGCAGGGTCATATACCCCAAGG GATTTAGAAGCCGGGTTCGTTACATTAGCATCTTACATCCTTCAACTACGTGCTATTATGTTTCAGAAGTATTGGATATTGGACGGGATCGACCTTTGTTTATG GTTTCGGTAGAGGATTCACCGAGGGAAGTTTTTGCTCACATGTCAGCTACAAGATGCTGGGAAATGGTGAGAGAGAGAGTTAATCAGGAAATTGCAAAGCAGCACAAGTTGGGGAAACCAAAGCTTCCACCTCTGCAGCCCCCAGGAAGTCTCGACGGCGTGGAAATGTTTGGTTTCACCTTGCCAGCTATTGTGCAG GTTATCCAAAAGATGGACCATAACCGAGTTTCAACTGAGTACTGGAAATCCCGAACTGTTGGGAAGATAGCAGAACATGCACAACCACCGCTAAGTAGTAGTGGGAACTTAGAAATCAACAATGTGGATGCTTGCAAGGGTGACCGATTGCCTGCTGGAGTTGATACAGGACTGTGCAGCCTCCTTAAAAAGGCAAATCCACCAGAACTACAGTCACTACTCACAATTTTAAATAACAATAAATCTTCTAATGATCGTGATGTAGCACTTCGTCTTCTTAATGATGAGATTCATCGGCGACCAAGGTGA